In Brachybacterium fresconis, the genomic stretch GCGTTGCGGGAACGGCGGCCGCGAGCGTCCAAGCGACGACGATGAGCCAGCACACGATGGCCGGGGGCGCTGCGTCGGGGATCGTGACGTACCAGAGGGCGTAGGAGGCCATGTCGGGCAGGAAGTACCAGTTCTGCCCCTGCAGCAGCGGGCTCACGATCAGCAGGTAGACCAGCAGGATCGCCGCCGCCGGGATGGTCTTGCGGATCAGGAGTCCGACGGCCGCGGAGAGAAGCGCCATGCAGGTGAGGTAGCCGGCCGCGCTGAAGACGATCCGTGCCACCAGCGCGACGTCGAGATCGCCGATGACCGTGCCGCTGGCGACGAGCACGGTGCCGATGCTGATCACGACCGTCAGCAGTGCTGCGGCGAAGACCATGATCGACAGGGCCGTGTTCGCCGCTAGTCGCTGGATGATCCGATTGGGCACGGCGATGAGGGTGGTGCGGATCTGGCCGCCAATGTACTCCGAGGTGGCAGCGATGACGCCGAGGAGGAAGAAGCCCACTTGTGACCAGCCGAGGGCGACGACGCCGAAGTCGAGGACGTTCACGGCATCGGCGGTGCCTGCTGGTCCCGTCGTGAACTCCGCTTCCCTGACGAACAGGAGCGAGAGCAGGACGGTCAGCGCGATCGTCCCTGCGAGCGTGTACCAGATCGCGGTCAGCGACCGCAGCTTCGACAGCTCGGCGCGGGTGGCTGCGGCATAGGTGCTGAACGCGCTGCGGCGCTGTGTGCCGACACCGTCTCCGGTCAGCGGGGTTGTTGTGCTGTTCACGTCAGACGTCCCTTCTGGAGAAGACGGCGGTGGCGGTGACGAGCAGTGCGACCACCCAGGCGGCCATGACGAACCCGCCGGTCAGCGGTGCCATGTGCACGCCGGTCTCGACGGTGGTGAACATCCGCATCCCGGCAAGATCCGGAAGGTAGTTCGCGGCGGGGATGGACTGGGCCAGCAGGTAGGTCACAGTCACGGCCGAGGAGTTCGCGACGAGGACCGCCATCGGGATGATGCCGTTGCGGGTGAGCACGGTCAGGCCGAAGCCCAGCAGCGCCATCAGCACCCAGTACACGAGGGCCCCGCCCATCCGACCGAGCGTGTCGGCGTCGAGCGGCGGCGCGGCACCGTCCTCGACGAGCAGACTGACCGTCGCGAAGACGGCGGCGATGGCGAGCACGGCCATGAATGCGGTGGCGATCACGACGGCGACGATCTTGGCGATCAGGAGCCGGGTGCGTGAGGTGGTCGCCGTCAGGGTCGTGGTGATCTGGCGTCCGCTGGCCGACTCCTCCCCCTCGGTGGTGTACTCGCTGCCGATGGCGGCCACACCCAGGACGATGGCACCGACGACTCCGATGGCCAGCTCCGAGAAGCCGGTGTTCTCCCCCGGCGTCGAGGTCAGGCTGGTCAGGACGGAGATGCCCACAGGCACGATGAAGCCGGCCGCGAAGGCGATCCAGACGAACGGGAGGCTCGCGAGCTTCGACAGTTCCGAACGCAGGGTCCTCATCAGCGGCTCACCTCGTCAGTGAGAGCGAAGAACGCCGACTCGAGGTTCGGGTGCCCCCCGGTAATCTCCTCCAGTGTCCCGTTCGCGACGATCCGACCCTTGCGGATGATGACGACGTCGTCGACGGTCTCGGACAGCTCGCCCATCAGGTGCGAGGACAGCAGCACCGTCCGGCCCTGCTTCGCCTGGTCGCGCAGGAACAGGCGGATCCAGCGGATGCCCTCGGGATCGAGGCCGTTGACCGGCTCGTCGAGGACGAGCGCCTCGGGGTCCGCCAGCAACGCAGCGGCCAGGCCCAGCCTGCGCCCCATGCCCAGGGAGTAGGTGCTCACCCGCTTGCCGGCGGCCTCGCTGATTCCCACTGTCTCGAGGAGCTCCTCGACCCGCTGATTGCCGATCCCCGCAGCACGGGCGACCCACCGCAGATGGGCACGACCGGTGCGTGATCGGTGCGCGCCGGAGCCGTCGAGCACCGCCCCCACCTTGCGCAGCGGGTCGCGCAGGGTCCGGAAGTCCCGGCCGTCAACCAGGGCGGTGCCCGACGTCGCACTGTCGAGGCCGAGCAGGATCCGCAGGGTCGAGGACTTGCCTGCGCCGTTGGGACCCAGGAACCCCGTCACACGTCCCGGCTTCGCCTGGAAAGAGATGTCCGTGAGAATGTCCTGAGCGCCGCGGCGCTTCGATAGTTCGTTGAATGTGAGCATGGCTCCATGTCAGCACTCTGCTTGCCCCGGCGCATTAGCCCGCGGTGCAGTCTCTCCTCGGCGTCTTAGACCTGGGTCTGAGGACTTTGTTGCAGCTGTTGCCTAGGCTGGGAGCATGGAGAATGAGCAACGACCGAGTTGGACGTCGTGGGCGTGGCCTGCGGCGTTCATTCTGCTCGCGCTGCTCATGCTGCTCCTGCTCCTCTATCCCCTGACCCTGGGCACCTGGTGGGCGATCACCGTCTTCGGCGTGCTGGTGGCCGGCGTCCTCGCCTGGGCATGGTGGCGGACCCGGCAGCAGCGGATCCACTACGAGGAACGGTTGGAGGCCTGGGCACGCGAACGCGCGGTGATGGATGAACGGTTCAAGATCGCCCGCGAGCTCCACGACCTCGCCTCACACGGACTCGGCGTGATGACCGTCCGGGCGTCGACGGCGAAGTTCGCCGATGAGCAGGAGCGGCTGGTGGCCTTCGACGACATCGAGCGCATCGGCCGGCAAGCAACCGATCAGCTGCGGAGCATGCTCAACGTCCTGCGGACCTCCGACTCGGATGCGCCGATGCGCCCGCTCGAGGGCATCCCAGACCTCGCGGGCATCGTCGAGACGGCCCGGCAGGCGGGAGTCGACGTCGATGCAGCGATCGAGAGCACGGAGCTCGAGGACCTCTCCCCCGAGCTGCAGGTGACCATCTGCGCGGTGGTGCGCGAGGCCCTGTCGAACACGGTCCGCCACGCCGGTCGCACGAGGGCCCGTGTAGCAGTCAGCGCGCAGGACGACCGTGTCAGGGTCGATGTCGCCGACGACGGACCCTCACCGGGCTGGCGGCCGCACCCGGGCACAGGACACGGACTGGCCGGCTTGCGGGAGCGAGTAGCCGTCCACGACGGCATGCTGACCGCCGCCCCGGCCGAGGACGGGTTCAGGCTCGTCGCCGAGCTGCCGAGAGGACGAGCCTCGTGAGCGCGGCGGAGGAGGAAGAAGAGATCCGCGTGCTGCTCGTCGACGACGAGCCGCTGCTGCGGCGCAGCCTCGGCATCGCGATCGACCACGAGCCGGGCCTGCGCGTCGTCGGCGATGCCGGCAATGGAGCAGAGGGCGTGGCAAGGACGCGCGAGCTGCGCCCGGACATCGTGCTCATGGACATCCGGATGCCCGAGCTCAACGGGATCGACGCGACCAGGCACATCACCGCCAGCCCCGAGCTGAGCAGCACCCGTGTGATCGTGCTGACCATGTTCGAGATGGACGAGTACGTCTACGGCGCTCTCGCCGCGGGTGCCAGCGCGTTCCTGCTCAAGGACGCCTTCCCCGGCCAGCTGACCGACGCGATCCGGCGAGTCCACACCGGAGAGTCCCTCTTCGCCCCGCAGATCATGCGTCGCCTCATCGACAACTTCGTCGAGCGGCCCAGGGCCAGGACGGCGAAGAGCCGGCCGGCGGGGCTGACGGATCGGGAAGAGGAGGTGTTGGTCCTGATCGCCCGGGGGCTGTCGAACACGGAAATTGCCAGCGAGCTGACCGTCACCATGCACACCGTCAAGGCCCATATCGGGGCCCTGCGGTCCAAACTCCACGCCCGCGACCGAGCGCAGCTCGTCATCGCCGCGTACTCGCACGGACTCGTCGACGCGCACGCCGGTGGCTAGTCAGAGGCGGACATCGGCGCGGTGCACGACCGTGTAGTCGTCGACCACGGCGAGCTCCCCCACCGGCGCGTCATCTACCTCGACCCAGGCGTGGGCGAGAAAGGGATTCATTGAGAACCCGGTGCGCCAGTTCGGGGCAGATCCACGTGAGCGACAGAACAGCACGACGGCGACGGACCTCTGCAGACAGCCCTGGCCGGCACAGCGACGACTGAGTGCGCAAACGAGGTCCCGGGCATAGAGTGCTTCTTCGATTGTCGCTGCACGTGGTGCAGACCTGCAGATGGACTCCAGAACCGACTGGAGGCGATCAGGTGAAAGCTGGATCATCACCCTGGCCAGGCAGATCGCAGTCCAGGCGCGGACGCGGTGCCGATGTACCGTGTGACCCGAGGTCATCCCCGGGGCACCTTGACGAGGTCTGCAGATCGTAGATTGTCGATCAGGGCATCGATGTCGGCGCGGACCTGATCCGCCCCGACGCCGTATCGTTCAGCGACAGTGTGCGAAGCCGCCTCACGGGTCGAGCCCTCGAGAAGCAGCTTGAGGCAGATCGTCCCCACCTCGTTGAGCCTGTAGTACGCCGCTCGGCGGCCTGCCCCGGTGAGTACCGATTGCCCGTCAGCCTCGCGGAGCACCACACCGCGCTTAAGTTGTATATTCATATTGCCCTCCTCAATGAGCAAGCGATCCGAGCGATTCGGCACTGCGCAACCAGCGCTCGGCGACAACGATGCTCTCGACGTCGAATAGGCCGACGTCAGAGCTACTTGGTTCGTACAGGGCGCTCTTCACCATGTCCGGTTCTACCAGCCCGGAATCGACGAGACGACTGTCCTGGAACTCGCGGACCAGCTCGGCACGCTGACGTCGGTGCTCATCGTAGACGTCGGTCGTGAAGTCACCTCGCCCGCGCTTCGTGAAGAAGCCTGCCGGAGCGATGTCGGAGACCGCTGCAGCCAGCAGCGACTTATCCAGGCGATCGTCCATTCGCATGCTCGCCGGTGATCGCAGAGTGGCTTCGACGACGCGCTGATCGGTGAAGGGGGCCTGCCAGTGGATGTCGGGGAAGATCTCGTCAAACTGTCGCAGGATCCCACCCTGGAAGGAAATGGACTCGATGACCTGCTGGCCGAGAGGATCCGTGCCGAGCGGCTCGAGTCCGCGGTCGATCACTTCGGCGAAGGCCTCCAGGATGAGCTCCCGCCCCTGCTCGCTCATCCAAGCCGGGAAGCTCACTGGCGGAAACCAGTTGTAGGCGTCTCTGGCTTTCCAGACGCCGGTGCCATGAAGGCAGTCGAGTGCACGAGTCAGATAGTCCTGGTAGGCCTCCTGGTCGAAGACAGCTGCGAACATGCTCCTGGGATCGGATTTGCTCTGTGCATGAAGCCGCCATGCGGCGCTCAGAGCGACGCGCCGACCCTCGCGCCGCAGGCGTCGGAAGATCCCGGGGATCATGTCGAAGAGCTCGTCACCGCCGAGCCCGGTGAAGTGCGTCGCCGAGCCCTGGGCTGCCACTTCTGGGACCAGCGCGCGCAGGTAACCATGGGAACCAGCCCACACGAGCGGACCTTGGAGGACCGAGGCGGGGTCCTCGTCATGCTCTAGCGTGAACGCTGAACTCGTCTCGGCCAGCGGCGGGAACTCGTGAAGGCTCAGGCCGAAGACTTCTGCCACGTGCCGGGCGCGCCGGCTCTCATCGTTTGCATCGTTGAGGGAGGACGTCCGGAATGTCCGAAGCTCCTTGTCGAGGGTGTCGAGTAGGAAGCACAGGCTCGTGGAGTCGAGCCCGCCTGACAGGTCCGCGCTGATCATGCTCTGGCCGTCGGTCGAATCACTGATTGTCTGCTGCAGAGCGAGCCGTACCGCGGCGGGGCCGCTGGAGGCATCTAGGTCCTGTGCGGGCTCACGCCACCACCGCACCGACCGCGGAGGAGCGGAGCCGTCGAAGTGCAACCAGCTGCCGATTTCTGCGGCCGCGATCGACTTCCACGGAGTGCGGGGAGCGAAGGATTGAATCGGTCGAGAGTTCATCAGGGAGAGCGCAAGAGAGACTTGGTCGATCTCGGGCCCGATCAGGCTGTGCAGGATCGTGAGCGTATTGGAGGCCAGGGGGACCCCGCCGACCATGGCCCAGAAGAACTGGTGTTGAGTGCTCAAGGTGCCCTGGGCACGAACTCCCGCAGGAGTACTGGCCAGGAAGAAGGAGGTCGCGCCGATCTCTCGAGCGAGAGCGTCCAGGCTCGAGAAACCGTTCCCGGATACGCGAGCGGACTGGAGGATCTCCTCCGTGGGTCGAGGTGACGCGATGATGGCATTCGAGGAGATCTGCCTCTGCGACCACGCATGAGTGTCGGAATCGAAGATCCAGGGCCGACCCGAGGTATGGAAGACCGCCGGCTTGAGTCCGAGACTGCTCAATTGCTGCGTCAGGGCGTCGCTGATCCGGATGTCGGGAACCATGGCGAAACTCATGTCGATGGCGTGCCTTTCATCCGTTATCGACAGGGGCAGGATTGGGAAGGTGCGGGTAGAAGTGACCTCCTACCCGCACCAGTGGTTCATGGCGGTCAGCCGATGAACGTACGGCCGCCGAAGAGATCACGGTGGTCCCACCAGGGGTAGCCGTTCGTCTCCTCGCGGAAGCCGCCGATCTTCTCGAGCGCCGGAGCGACATAAATCGGAGTAGCCATATCAGTTCACCTCCTCTCAGGAGTCATGCCGGCGAGCCAGGAGGCATCGATGCACCCAAGGCGTCGGCGAGGTCGCAGACCTCGCACGACGTCGTACCGGCAACCTGTGCCGAATCTAACATACTTACGAGACGTCGTGTAGTCTAAGTTCGACGGTCGTCGCCGGAGCATCCGGCGGTGCCCATTGCGCCGATGGGCCGCCAAGATTGTCGCGTGACCTGCGATTTACCGCTCCAGCTGCGTGAATCGCCGTCCCGGTCCGCGCGCTGTCAGTGGCCTGCCGGTACGCTGACTACCGAATGGGCGCGTGTTGAAGCTCGCTCGATGGATCGAAGAGGAGCCATGGCAGACGAGCGACGACAGGGGACAGTCCTCAAGGATGCGGTGCAGCTGCTTCGCGGGACGCGGGGGAACCTCACCGCGGCCGTGATCGTGAGCCTGCTGGGGGCCGCGGCATCGCTGGGCCTGCCGCTTATCGTCAACCGGATCGTCGCCGATGCCGGATCTGATGGCCTCGGCGAGACGGCATCGACGTACGCCTTCTTGGCGTGCGGGCTGCTGCTGGCCGCCGGTCTATTGGGGGCATTGCAGCAGTATCTGCTCCACCGCCTCGGAGAGAACGTGGTGTTCAATGCCCGGCGCAGGCTCATCCGTGCGTTGCTGCGTTTGCCGATGCACGAGTTCGATCAGCGCCGAACCGGAGATCTTGTTTCGCGAGTCTCCAGTGATACCACCGCCGTGCGTTTCGCCCTGTCTCAAGGAATTCTCGCTGGCGTCGGCGGCGTCGCGACGATGGTCGGGGCCATTGTGGCGCTGGCCCTGCTCGACTTGGTTCTATTCGCTGTCACCGTCGGAATCTCCTTGGCTTTCGTGCTGATCACGATAGTGATGGCTATCGCTGTACGTCGGGCGAGCACCTCGCTCCAAGCGACTGTCGGTCGGATGACCGCGGCTGTCGATCGGGCCGTTACGGGAATTCGGACCATCCGTGCAGGCAATATGACCCGGCGCGAGGAGGAAGTCGTCATCGGCACGGCCCGTGAGGCGCGCGATGCCGGCATCCGGGTGGCTCGGATCACCTCTGCCCTGGAGCCGATGTCGATGCTGGCTCTCCAGGTAGCTGTGCTGGCCGTGATCGGGGTCGGTGGGTACAGGGTCGCCAGTGGGGATCTGTCCGTCGCCGACATGGTGTCGTTCCTGATGTATGTGTTCCTGCTCGTGGCTCCTCTCGGTCAGATATTCTCGGCGATCGGCACGCTGGGAACGGCTTTGGGGGCTCTGGACCGGATCAGGGAGATCCAGGCGATACCAGGTGAGTCACCGGGCGATTCGGATCGCGCAGGCCAAGGTGCCGCTCGGGGGCCGATCAGCGTCCGTTTCGACAATGTCGATTTCAACTACAACGCGCCGGGCAAGTCACACACTGCAGGCGCACTGCATGCAGTCTCGTTCGAAGCCCTGCCCGGACAGAGTCTTGCCCTCGTTGGACCATCCGGCGCTGGCAAGTCGACAATTCTCAGCCTTCTCGTGCGGTTCTACGAGCCATCCTCGGGCAGCGTGGTCCTCGATGGCCGCGACATCTCTCAGTTGTCGCCGGAACGTGCCCGAGAGCGCGTGGCCTACGTCGAGCAGGATGCGCCCGTTCTCCCTGGGACGATTCGGGACAACCTGAAGCTCATCTCCCCCGATGCCTCAGACGACGCATGCTGGGATGTTCTCGACGCCCTCGAGCTTCGCGAGCTCGTCGAAGCTCATCGGGACGGCCTGGACACCCTGGTCGGTGAGCACGGGGTGACGCTGTCGGGTGGAGAGAGGCAGCGCCTGGCCATCGGCAGAGCCCTTCTTGCCCAGCCGCGACTCCTGCTCCTGGACGAGACGACTGCCAATCTCGATGCCAGGACCGAGACCGTCGTGCGCGGAGCAATCCGCCAGCTCTCGTCCGAGTGCACGTCGGTCACGGTTGCCCACAGGCTGGCCACGGTGATGGACGCCGACAGGATCCTGGTCATCGACGGAGGTTCCGTTGTCGCCTCGGGCGTCCATGCCGAGCTCGTGGAGACCAGCCCGCTCTACCGGGAGCTGGCTCGGAGCCAGCTGCTGGTGACGTGAGAGGTCAGGAAAGCCCACGCAGGGACAGCTTGGTCGATGCGCCCCGATATCCGAGGCGGCTGCCGCCGCTGACGTCGAGGATCGAGCCCGTGGTCCGGGTGGATCGGCGCGACAGCAGAAATATCACCGCGTCCGCCACCACGGCAGGATCGGCGACGTCTCCGAGTGCCGCGTAGCTCGACATGTGGTCTCGCGCGTCCGGGTTGGAGAACAATGGATGACCGTTGTCGGTGAAGCCGGGGACCACGGTGTTGATCCTGATCTTCCGTGCACCGAGCGCTTCGGCGGCATGGAACGTCAGTGCTTCGAGGGCGGACTTGCTCATTGCATAGACGATGTCGCCGGGGCTCGAGAACGCGGTGCCGGCAGAGGAGATGTTGACGATGCTGCCTCCCTGGCGCATCCGGCGCGAGAGTTGTTGCGACAGGATGAACGGTGCGCGAACGTTGACCGCCATGTACCGGTCGAAGTCCTCTTCGCCGGCAGACTCGAAGCCCGGTCCCAGCAGCAGGGCTGCGTTGTTGACGAGGCCGTGCAGCACCGCGTCGCCGTGGGTCGCAAGGTACTGGTCGACGGCGTCGCAGACGGACCGCAGTCCGGCAGGCTCTTCGAGGTCAGCGGCGATCACCGAGCACCGGCGGCCCTCGGCCTCGACGGCCTTGCGTGTGACCTCGGCGTCCGAGGGGTGGGAACGATACTGACCGACCACGTCGTAGCCTTCGCGGGCAAGCGCGATGCAGATGGACTGGCCGATGCCACCGCTGGCCCCCGTGACGGCGACGAGCGCTTTTGGCTCTACCGTCATGGGTGGCCGCCTTCCCATCGGATCGACGATGTCAATTGCACTGCAGCTCGCTCGAGGAGATCCGGTGCCCGGTGCCATTCGCCAGTAAACGCGAGCAGGTCCTTCGTCCCGAGACCTGCAGCGGTGAGGATCCAGGCTGTGTCCTCGATTGAAACTCCCTGGCGGACCTCGCCAGCGGTGTCTGCTTCATGCAGCGCGTTGGAGGCGAACCGCTGCCATGTTCTGAAGGGGTTGATGTTCCGCTCAGGGAAGCAGTGGTGGGACTCGCCGGCGATGCGGACTCCGGCTCTTACACAGACGTCTCGCTCGAGGTTCTCTCCGACGTACCGGAATGCCAGGCGCAGCCGTTCCAGCGGGGTCTGGGAATCACGGGCGGCTCTGACCTGGGCGTCTCGCATGCTGTTGCCCTCGTGGGTCAGAATCTCCGAACCCAGCATGTGCATCGAGCATTCGGAGAGGTCGACAGCAGGTTGGCTGTCGTCGTCGGCCGCTCTGCGGATGTCATCGAGGGTGACGGTCTCGAAGGGCCTGGCTTCCAGGACGGTTGCGGCAATGTCGAGGAGTTGTCGGCAGGCCTCGTTACCGGTGGGCCCGGTCATACCGGTTCCTCCTTCGCGAGGTGGGCTGTGACGCCGACGTTCGTCGAGGTGCGCGCCTGGACCGTGATGTTCCTGAAGCGCATGCCGCGCAGTTCGATGCCGTGGTCGCGGCTGATGGTCATCACGCTCTTCATGTCGGTTGGGAGTGGCTCTGGGGTGCTTGCGACCCGGATCGTCACTTTCCTCATCCACAGGAGCCCGGTGCGACCGTTGCCGTGGCGCAGCTGGATGAGGGCCTGAGCGAGTTGCCCCATGGTCACGAGGTAGTCGACGACCGTCAGCGCCGGCCAGAACGCGCCTTCGACACCGACGGCCCCGGCTGGCTCTATGGATCTCGATGTGAAGGTGTGCTCCGCAGCTATCCGGCCTTCCTCAGGGCTGTAGTCCACCAGGGTCGAGCGTGCGGCTGTCTTCTGGTAGAGGCCGCTGTACACGTCACCAGCGGTGACGATGTGCGACCGGCCGGCATCCGGCACAGAGCCTCGAAGAATCGAGATCTTCGAGCGGATGTTGCCGGTGGTCGCATGCACGAGGCTGTGCCCGACCCCGTCGCAGTTGAGGAGCCCAGCGTCGCGCTCGAAGCGAACGGGGACATCGGAGAGGTCGGTCCACGGTTCGGCTCCGGCCCTCAGCTCGATCTGTGCGATCCGAGCTCCTGTCGTCGTCGGATCTGCGCTCGAGAGTGCCATCAGAGGGAGGACGACTGCGTCGATCGTGCTGAGGTGGGGCTGCCGGCTGGCTCCACCGGGGTCGACTGACCAGTCCCTGGGATAACGGATCCGAGCAGCCTGCGAAATGCGACCTTCGTCGTCTTCCTGGGGCACGCCGAGCAACTCGTGAGCGACCCCGCGGTACCCGGCACCGAAGAATCGTTCGTCGGCCGGGCCGAGGAGCTCCTCTAGGTCTCTCGGCTGCGTATCGGCGTCGCTGTGCATATGGTTACACTACCGTTTGTAACTCTGGCCGACTACACCTT encodes the following:
- a CDS encoding ABC transporter ATP-binding protein, producing the protein MADERRQGTVLKDAVQLLRGTRGNLTAAVIVSLLGAAASLGLPLIVNRIVADAGSDGLGETASTYAFLACGLLLAAGLLGALQQYLLHRLGENVVFNARRRLIRALLRLPMHEFDQRRTGDLVSRVSSDTTAVRFALSQGILAGVGGVATMVGAIVALALLDLVLFAVTVGISLAFVLITIVMAIAVRRASTSLQATVGRMTAAVDRAVTGIRTIRAGNMTRREEEVVIGTAREARDAGIRVARITSALEPMSMLALQVAVLAVIGVGGYRVASGDLSVADMVSFLMYVFLLVAPLGQIFSAIGTLGTALGALDRIREIQAIPGESPGDSDRAGQGAARGPISVRFDNVDFNYNAPGKSHTAGALHAVSFEALPGQSLALVGPSGAGKSTILSLLVRFYEPSSGSVVLDGRDISQLSPERARERVAYVEQDAPVLPGTIRDNLKLISPDASDDACWDVLDALELRELVEAHRDGLDTLVGEHGVTLSGGERQRLAIGRALLAQPRLLLLDETTANLDARTETVVRGAIRQLSSECTSVTVAHRLATVMDADRILVIDGGSVVASGVHAELVETSPLYRELARSQLLVT
- a CDS encoding response regulator transcription factor, with translation MSAAEEEEEIRVLLVDDEPLLRRSLGIAIDHEPGLRVVGDAGNGAEGVARTRELRPDIVLMDIRMPELNGIDATRHITASPELSSTRVIVLTMFEMDEYVYGALAAGASAFLLKDAFPGQLTDAIRRVHTGESLFAPQIMRRLIDNFVERPRARTAKSRPAGLTDREEEVLVLIARGLSNTEIASELTVTMHTVKAHIGALRSKLHARDRAQLVIAAYSHGLVDAHAGG
- a CDS encoding lasso peptide biosynthesis B2 protein, coding for MTSGHTVHRHRVRAWTAICLARVMIQLSPDRLQSVLESICRSAPRAATIEEALYARDLVCALSRRCAGQGCLQRSVAVVLFCRSRGSAPNWRTGFSMNPFLAHAWVEVDDAPVGELAVVDDYTVVHRADVRL
- a CDS encoding PqqD family protein, with the translated sequence MNIQLKRGVVLREADGQSVLTGAGRRAAYYRLNEVGTICLKLLLEGSTREAASHTVAERYGVGADQVRADIDALIDNLRSADLVKVPRG
- a CDS encoding asparagine synthase-related protein, whose product is MVPDIRISDALTQQLSSLGLKPAVFHTSGRPWIFDSDTHAWSQRQISSNAIIASPRPTEEILQSARVSGNGFSSLDALAREIGATSFFLASTPAGVRAQGTLSTQHQFFWAMVGGVPLASNTLTILHSLIGPEIDQVSLALSLMNSRPIQSFAPRTPWKSIAAAEIGSWLHFDGSAPPRSVRWWREPAQDLDASSGPAAVRLALQQTISDSTDGQSMISADLSGGLDSTSLCFLLDTLDKELRTFRTSSLNDANDESRRARHVAEVFGLSLHEFPPLAETSSAFTLEHDEDPASVLQGPLVWAGSHGYLRALVPEVAAQGSATHFTGLGGDELFDMIPGIFRRLRREGRRVALSAAWRLHAQSKSDPRSMFAAVFDQEAYQDYLTRALDCLHGTGVWKARDAYNWFPPVSFPAWMSEQGRELILEAFAEVIDRGLEPLGTDPLGQQVIESISFQGGILRQFDEIFPDIHWQAPFTDQRVVEATLRSPASMRMDDRLDKSLLAAAVSDIAPAGFFTKRGRGDFTTDVYDEHRRQRAELVREFQDSRLVDSGLVEPDMVKSALYEPSSSDVGLFDVESIVVAERWLRSAESLGSLAH
- a CDS encoding AvrD family protein — protein: MHSDADTQPRDLEELLGPADERFFGAGYRGVAHELLGVPQEDDEGRISQAARIRYPRDWSVDPGGASRQPHLSTIDAVVLPLMALSSADPTTTGARIAQIELRAGAEPWTDLSDVPVRFERDAGLLNCDGVGHSLVHATTGNIRSKISILRGSVPDAGRSHIVTAGDVYSGLYQKTAARSTLVDYSPEEGRIAAEHTFTSRSIEPAGAVGVEGAFWPALTVVDYLVTMGQLAQALIQLRHGNGRTGLLWMRKVTIRVASTPEPLPTDMKSVMTISRDHGIELRGMRFRNITVQARTSTNVGVTAHLAKEEPV
- a CDS encoding SDR family NAD(P)-dependent oxidoreductase — translated: MTVEPKALVAVTGASGGIGQSICIALAREGYDVVGQYRSHPSDAEVTRKAVEAEGRRCSVIAADLEEPAGLRSVCDAVDQYLATHGDAVLHGLVNNAALLLGPGFESAGEEDFDRYMAVNVRAPFILSQQLSRRMRQGGSIVNISSAGTAFSSPGDIVYAMSKSALEALTFHAAEALGARKIRINTVVPGFTDNGHPLFSNPDARDHMSSYAALGDVADPAVVADAVIFLLSRRSTRTTGSILDVSGGSRLGYRGASTKLSLRGLS
- a CDS encoding lasso RiPP family leader peptide-containing protein, producing MATPIYVAPALEKIGGFREETNGYPWWDHRDLFGGRTFIG
- a CDS encoding ABC transporter permease, with translation MRTLRSELSKLASLPFVWIAFAAGFIVPVGISVLTSLTSTPGENTGFSELAIGVVGAIVLGVAAIGSEYTTEGEESASGRQITTTLTATTSRTRLLIAKIVAVVIATAFMAVLAIAAVFATVSLLVEDGAAPPLDADTLGRMGGALVYWVLMALLGFGLTVLTRNGIIPMAVLVANSSAVTVTYLLAQSIPAANYLPDLAGMRMFTTVETGVHMAPLTGGFVMAAWVVALLVTATAVFSRRDV
- a CDS encoding sensor histidine kinase, coding for MLLLLLYPLTLGTWWAITVFGVLVAGVLAWAWWRTRQQRIHYEERLEAWARERAVMDERFKIARELHDLASHGLGVMTVRASTAKFADEQERLVAFDDIERIGRQATDQLRSMLNVLRTSDSDAPMRPLEGIPDLAGIVETARQAGVDVDAAIESTELEDLSPELQVTICAVVREALSNTVRHAGRTRARVAVSAQDDRVRVDVADDGPSPGWRPHPGTGHGLAGLRERVAVHDGMLTAAPAEDGFRLVAELPRGRAS
- a CDS encoding ABC transporter ATP-binding protein translates to MLTFNELSKRRGAQDILTDISFQAKPGRVTGFLGPNGAGKSSTLRILLGLDSATSGTALVDGRDFRTLRDPLRKVGAVLDGSGAHRSRTGRAHLRWVARAAGIGNQRVEELLETVGISEAAGKRVSTYSLGMGRRLGLAAALLADPEALVLDEPVNGLDPEGIRWIRLFLRDQAKQGRTVLLSSHLMGELSETVDDVVIIRKGRIVANGTLEEITGGHPNLESAFFALTDEVSR